In Pseudonocardia sp. HH130629-09, a genomic segment contains:
- a CDS encoding TIGR03086 family metal-binding protein: MELFDNRLSTITASQWTRPTPCEAWTVLDLVEHVVAGHRMAVELLEKGPPASRGEGTTASLREVRRSAQRQRRAFAAAHPASDVDHPAGRITVSEFLVYRAADITVHSWDLARAIELDDQLPEELVEHVLEPYAAWVSTLTVEQMFGPGPSRIPLERSRIGSWTSSVAAPNHPDSRRLHRLPIGDDLGNPVPPRDGTLLRCEGAADHLAFRDIRGGEVHRRLPDADPPGRRRSDGSVCRRRPAPAGQRNPGHRS; this comes from the coding sequence GTGGAACTCTTCGACAACCGTCTGTCGACGATCACCGCTTCGCAGTGGACGCGTCCGACTCCGTGCGAGGCGTGGACCGTGCTCGACCTTGTCGAACATGTCGTGGCCGGTCATCGGATGGCCGTCGAGCTGCTTGAGAAGGGTCCCCCTGCATCCCGAGGCGAAGGCACCACGGCTTCCCTCCGGGAGGTCCGGCGCAGCGCACAGCGTCAGCGACGCGCGTTCGCCGCTGCTCACCCCGCCAGCGACGTCGACCACCCCGCCGGGCGGATCACGGTCAGCGAGTTCCTCGTATACCGGGCCGCTGACATCACCGTCCACTCCTGGGACCTCGCCCGCGCCATCGAGCTCGACGACCAGCTGCCTGAGGAGCTCGTCGAGCACGTGCTGGAGCCCTACGCCGCGTGGGTCAGCACGCTGACGGTCGAGCAGATGTTCGGCCCAGGCCCGAGCCGGATCCCCCTGGAACGAAGCAGAATCGGCTCTTGGACCAGCTCGGTCGCCGCCCCGAACCACCCCGATAGTCGAAGGCTTCACCGCCTGCCTATCGGGGACGACCTCGGAAATCCGGTTCCTCCCCGCGATGGGACGCTCCTACGGTGCGAAGGTGCTGCCGATCATCTGGCTTTTCGGGACATCCGGGGTGGGGAAGTCCACCGTCGGCTACCGGATGCTGACCCACCTGGCCGCCGCAGGAGTGACGGCAGCGTTTGTCGACGCCGACCAGCTCCGGCTGGCCAGCGGAACCCGGGCCACCGAAGCTGA
- a CDS encoding amidase has product MELTYRSAGALVEDLTTGRVSAVELTEAAIARIEHHDRTINAVCVPDFDRARNAARNADAALARGERRPLLGVPVTVKESFNVAGLPTTWGIPASADFVPDSDAVAVERVKAAGAIVLGKTNVPIHLGDLQSYNDLYGTTANPWDPRRTPGGSSGGSAAGLAAGYAPLSLGSDVGGSLRNPAHCCGVYAHKPTLGLLPLRGHTAPGLPVLPAEHDLAVIGPMARTAADLSLLLDVLAGPDQLAHGVAYRLALPPARHTDLRSYRVLVLDEHPLVPSSTSVRAAINGFADKLAGAGTTVVRDSPLLPDQVTAARVYMRLLESVLAAGFPPKSYQRARDAAARLTDDDHSLAAERARGAVLSHRDWVTADTERELLRQRWRELFDEVDVVLTPIMPTTAFPHDHSDLVTRRINVDGTEYPYFDQLALAGTATLPGLPATALPITQSKEGLPIGLQAIGPMFADRTTIGFAELVEREFGGFIPPPLD; this is encoded by the coding sequence ATCGAGCTGACCTACCGGAGCGCGGGCGCGCTCGTCGAGGATCTGACCACCGGTCGAGTCTCGGCGGTCGAACTCACCGAGGCGGCCATCGCCCGGATCGAGCACCACGACCGGACGATCAACGCGGTGTGCGTGCCGGACTTCGACCGGGCGCGCAACGCAGCCCGCAACGCCGACGCCGCGCTCGCCCGAGGGGAGAGACGACCGCTGCTCGGGGTCCCCGTCACGGTAAAGGAGTCGTTCAACGTGGCCGGGTTGCCCACCACGTGGGGCATCCCGGCGTCCGCGGACTTCGTCCCGGACTCCGACGCCGTTGCGGTGGAGAGGGTCAAGGCGGCGGGGGCGATCGTGCTGGGCAAGACGAACGTGCCGATCCATCTCGGCGATCTGCAGAGCTACAACGACCTGTACGGGACCACCGCCAATCCGTGGGACCCGCGGCGTACTCCGGGTGGGTCGTCGGGCGGGTCGGCCGCCGGGCTGGCCGCCGGCTACGCGCCACTGTCCCTTGGCTCCGACGTCGGGGGTTCGCTGCGCAACCCAGCGCACTGCTGCGGCGTCTACGCGCACAAGCCCACCCTCGGCCTGCTGCCGCTGCGTGGGCACACAGCGCCAGGGCTGCCGGTCCTGCCCGCCGAGCATGATCTCGCGGTGATCGGACCGATGGCCCGCACCGCGGCGGACCTCAGCCTGCTGCTCGACGTCCTCGCGGGGCCCGACCAGCTCGCTCACGGCGTGGCCTACCGGCTCGCGCTCCCGCCGGCCCGCCACACCGACCTGCGCAGCTACCGGGTTCTAGTGCTCGACGAGCATCCACTGGTACCCAGCTCAACGAGTGTGCGGGCCGCGATCAACGGGTTCGCCGACAAGCTGGCCGGTGCCGGAACCACGGTGGTGCGAGACAGCCCGCTGCTACCCGACCAGGTCACGGCCGCCCGGGTGTATATGCGCCTGCTGGAATCCGTACTCGCCGCTGGATTCCCGCCGAAGAGCTACCAGCGCGCCCGCGATGCGGCCGCACGACTCACCGACGACGACCACAGCCTCGCCGCCGAACGTGCCCGCGGCGCCGTACTCAGCCACCGCGACTGGGTCACTGCCGACACCGAGCGCGAGCTGCTCCGGCAGCGCTGGCGCGAGCTGTTCGACGAGGTCGACGTGGTGCTCACGCCGATCATGCCGACCACGGCGTTCCCGCACGACCACAGCGACCTGGTCACCCGACGGATCAACGTCGACGGCACCGAGTACCCCTACTTCGACCAACTCGCGCTGGCAGGCACAGCCACGCTGCCGGGCCTGCCAGCGACGGCGCTGCCCATCACCCAGTCCAAGGAAGGCCTGCCAATCGGCCTGCAAGCCATCGGACCGATGTTCGCCGACCGCACCACGATCGGATTCGCCGAGCTCGTCGAGCGCGAATTCGGCGGGTTCATCCCGCCACCCCTGGATTGA
- a CDS encoding uridine kinase family protein: MTAAREILEQLRRLDRDQEDSPILIALDGGSGAGKTAVADELRRFLPDTVIVHCDDFFAANVAMASWEQMSAPERAARCIDWRRLRSEALYPLSRRRRASWRPFDFSRPSGLATETVTVEPASVVLVDGIYSGRPELADLMTFTVLVDAPVELRRARHDAREGGDESLWHQMWDPAEEHYLTSVRPPTTFDLVVRH, translated from the coding sequence ATGACGGCGGCGAGAGAGATCTTGGAGCAGCTACGGAGACTTGACCGGGATCAGGAGGACAGCCCGATCCTGATCGCCCTCGACGGTGGAAGTGGCGCCGGGAAGACCGCGGTCGCCGACGAGCTACGCCGCTTCCTACCCGACACAGTCATCGTCCATTGCGACGACTTCTTCGCCGCCAACGTCGCCATGGCCAGCTGGGAACAGATGTCGGCCCCCGAACGAGCCGCCCGCTGCATCGACTGGCGACGCCTGCGATCCGAGGCTCTGTACCCACTGAGCCGACGTCGCCGCGCGTCCTGGCGCCCCTTTGACTTCTCGCGCCCCTCCGGCCTTGCAACCGAGACGGTGACCGTCGAACCCGCATCCGTCGTCCTCGTCGATGGGATCTACTCCGGCCGACCGGAACTCGCCGACCTCATGACGTTCACCGTGCTCGTCGACGCCCCCGTGGAGCTGCGACGTGCCCGCCACGACGCCCGAGAAGGCGGCGACGAGTCGTTATGGCACCAGATGTGGGACCCGGCCGAGGAGCACTACCTGACAAGCGTCCGCCCGCCGACGACGTTCGATCTGGTCGTACGCCACTGA